From a region of the Stegostoma tigrinum isolate sSteTig4 chromosome 25, sSteTig4.hap1, whole genome shotgun sequence genome:
- the ndufa9a gene encoding NADH dehydrogenase [ubiquinone] 1 alpha subcomplex subunit 9, mitochondrial isoform X1, whose protein sequence is MMLSSRVMKHLQSNTLLNQQVSKFLYNPSYKSFVSPGLASPVSILIQKRKIHHPLIPRGKGGRSSFSGIVATVFGASGFLGRYVVNRLGRIGSQVVIPHRCDPYDVNHLRVMGDLGQLTFLDWNPRDKDSTRRAVEHSNVVINLVGREWETRNFKFEDVNIKIAQDIARACSESGVEKLIHVSHLNAHMKSVSKLLRTKAVGEKVVREEFPDSVIIKPSEIFGREDKFLNYFANLRWFGRATPLISMGMKTVKQPVYVVDVAKAIVNAIKDPDSSGKSYVIVGPHRYLLHDLVKYIYAVMHRPFVSYPLPRPIYHLLARFFELSPFDQWTSRDKVDRLHITDFKYLDLPGLEDLGITPTPIEQRAIEVLRRHRKYRWLDADLEDAKPATPVN, encoded by the exons atgatgttatctagcagggtgatgaaacatctgcaatcaaacacactgctCAATCAGCAAGTCTCCAAATTCCtctacaacccaagctacaaaa GTTTTGTTTCACCAGGCTTAGCCTCACCAGTGTCCATTTTGATTCAGAAAAGGAAGATACATCACCCCCTCATTCCTCGTGGTAAAGGTGGGCGTTCATCTTTTAGTGGGATTGTGGCCACGGTTTTTGGGGCATCTGGATTTCTTGGACGATATGTTGTGAATAGGCTTG GGCGAATTGGCTCTCAGGTAGTGATACCACATCGCTGTGATCCATAcgatgtcaatcatctcagagTCATGGGTGATCTGGGACAGCTGACCTTTCTT GACTGGAACCCTCGAGATAAAGATTCCACCAGACGGGCTGTGGAACATTCCAATGTTGTTATTAATCTTGTTGGACGTGAATGGGAAACACG GAATTTCAAATTTGAGGATGTTAACATCAAAATTGCACAGGATATTGCTCGTGCATGCAGTGAATCTGGGGTTGAAAAATTAATACACGTTTCTCATCTTAATGCGCACATGAAGAGTGTTTCAAAACTACTAAGAACAAAG GCTGTTGGAGAAAAGGTTGTGCGGGAAGAATTCCCAGATTCTGTCATCATCAAACCGTCTGAAATTTTTGGAAGAGAGGACAAATTCCTCAACTATTTTGCCA ATTTGCGTTGGTTTGGACGTGCCACACCCCTCATCTCTATGGGCATGAAGACTGTAAAGCAACCTGTTTAT GTCGTGGATGTGGCCAAAGCGATTGTAAATGCTATTAAAGACCCTGACTCCAGTGGAAAATCATATGTTATAGTTGG GCCTCATCGCTACCTGCTTCATGACCTTGTGAAATACATATATGCTGTTATGCACAGACCGTTTGTTTCGTACCCATTGCCAAGGCCTATCTATCA TTTGTTGGCAAGATTTTTTGAGCTGAGCCCTTTTGATCAATGGACATCCCGCGACAAAGTGGATAGG TTGCACATCACAGACTTTAAATACCTTGACCTTCCTGGTCTGGAAGACTTAGGAATTACTCCAACACCTATTGAACAAAGAGCAATTGAAGTTCTGCGACGTCATCGGAAGTACCGTTGGTTGGATGCTGACCTGGAAGATGCAAAACCAGCAACACCTGTGAATTAA
- the ndufa9a gene encoding NADH dehydrogenase [ubiquinone] 1 alpha subcomplex subunit 9, mitochondrial isoform X2, whose amino-acid sequence MAAVLCSGVWAWARVLPKSGFVSPGLASPVSILIQKRKIHHPLIPRGKGGRSSFSGIVATVFGASGFLGRYVVNRLGRIGSQVVIPHRCDPYDVNHLRVMGDLGQLTFLDWNPRDKDSTRRAVEHSNVVINLVGREWETRNFKFEDVNIKIAQDIARACSESGVEKLIHVSHLNAHMKSVSKLLRTKAVGEKVVREEFPDSVIIKPSEIFGREDKFLNYFANLRWFGRATPLISMGMKTVKQPVYVVDVAKAIVNAIKDPDSSGKSYVIVGPHRYLLHDLVKYIYAVMHRPFVSYPLPRPIYHLLARFFELSPFDQWTSRDKVDRLHITDFKYLDLPGLEDLGITPTPIEQRAIEVLRRHRKYRWLDADLEDAKPATPVN is encoded by the exons ATGGCGGCCGTGCTATGTAGCGGAGTCTGGGCTTGGGCCCGTGTCCTCCCGAAGTCAG GTTTTGTTTCACCAGGCTTAGCCTCACCAGTGTCCATTTTGATTCAGAAAAGGAAGATACATCACCCCCTCATTCCTCGTGGTAAAGGTGGGCGTTCATCTTTTAGTGGGATTGTGGCCACGGTTTTTGGGGCATCTGGATTTCTTGGACGATATGTTGTGAATAGGCTTG GGCGAATTGGCTCTCAGGTAGTGATACCACATCGCTGTGATCCATAcgatgtcaatcatctcagagTCATGGGTGATCTGGGACAGCTGACCTTTCTT GACTGGAACCCTCGAGATAAAGATTCCACCAGACGGGCTGTGGAACATTCCAATGTTGTTATTAATCTTGTTGGACGTGAATGGGAAACACG GAATTTCAAATTTGAGGATGTTAACATCAAAATTGCACAGGATATTGCTCGTGCATGCAGTGAATCTGGGGTTGAAAAATTAATACACGTTTCTCATCTTAATGCGCACATGAAGAGTGTTTCAAAACTACTAAGAACAAAG GCTGTTGGAGAAAAGGTTGTGCGGGAAGAATTCCCAGATTCTGTCATCATCAAACCGTCTGAAATTTTTGGAAGAGAGGACAAATTCCTCAACTATTTTGCCA ATTTGCGTTGGTTTGGACGTGCCACACCCCTCATCTCTATGGGCATGAAGACTGTAAAGCAACCTGTTTAT GTCGTGGATGTGGCCAAAGCGATTGTAAATGCTATTAAAGACCCTGACTCCAGTGGAAAATCATATGTTATAGTTGG GCCTCATCGCTACCTGCTTCATGACCTTGTGAAATACATATATGCTGTTATGCACAGACCGTTTGTTTCGTACCCATTGCCAAGGCCTATCTATCA TTTGTTGGCAAGATTTTTTGAGCTGAGCCCTTTTGATCAATGGACATCCCGCGACAAAGTGGATAGG TTGCACATCACAGACTTTAAATACCTTGACCTTCCTGGTCTGGAAGACTTAGGAATTACTCCAACACCTATTGAACAAAGAGCAATTGAAGTTCTGCGACGTCATCGGAAGTACCGTTGGTTGGATGCTGACCTGGAAGATGCAAAACCAGCAACACCTGTGAATTAA